The Gorilla gorilla gorilla isolate KB3781 chromosome 11, NHGRI_mGorGor1-v2.1_pri, whole genome shotgun sequence genome contains the following window.
TCCGTCTAGGAGGAGAGgcgcagccgggcatggtggtatgcacatgtagtcccagctactcgggaagctgaggcagcagaattgcttgaacccaagaggtggaggttgcagtgagccgagatcatgccactgcacttcagcctgggtgacagagcaagactcctcctcaaaaaaaaaaaaaaagaaaaaaagaaaaaaagcacccTGAgattgggcacggtggctcacgcctgtaatcccagcactttgggaggccaaggcgggtggatcacgaggtcaggagatcgagaccatcctggctaacagggtgaaaccccgtctctactaaaaatacaaaaaaatattagccgggtgtggtggcgggtgcctgtagtcccagctactcaggaggctgaggcaggagaatggcgtgaacccaggaggcggagcttgcagtgagccaagatcgcgccactgcactccagcctgagcaacacagcgagactccatctcaagagaaaaaaaaaaaaaaaaagcaccccaGCTTTGGGTGGGGTCCCTGAAGGGTCACATCCCAGGAGTAAGAGTTAACCAGAaacaggctgggaagtccagttTCAAACCAGCTCAGCCTCTACTGAACACGAGCTGTCCATCCTTGACCAACAGGCAGAAGCACAGAACTGCTCTTTGGTGAGGATAACATCAAAGGAAGCCTCAAGTCATCTCTACAATTTTTCATACATATTGTCTAgaatccaagaaaaaaagaaaaactccttAGGTTACTAGGAGataacatcaaaagaaaaaacaggaaatagacaccacccccaccctcacccaggGGATACCAATATTGGAGTTATTAGAAGACAATATGGAGAATTTCTGCAGGTAATCAGAATttatcaaaaagattaaaatataaattctacaACTGAAAAACATAATAACTTAAATTAAGGCCCCAATAATGAAATAAACAGATTAGACACAGATGAAGAAAGGATTAGTAAAATGGAAAATGATCAGTAGGAAATATCCACATTGAAGCTTAGAGAATAATGGAAAATATGGATGAAAGCATAAGGGACACATTGAAAATTGCAAAAGACTGAACACATGTGTAACCAGAGAcccagaagaagataggaaagacAACAGAACACaagcaatatttgaaaagatcatGGCCAATTTTCTGAGCCTAACAAAATATATCAAGCCACAAATTCTAATTATATCACAGCAAAACTTTGGCTGATAATCAAAGGCAAGAAAATAGAaacttgaaagcagccagaggtgggtgtgggtgtcatggttaattttaggtgtcaaagGTCAAAGGTGACCGATTAAGGAACACCTAGAAACCCGGTAAAGGATTATTTTGAGTATGTCTGAGAAGATGTTTCCAGAGGTGACTGACCAGGTGAGGAAGATCTACCCTCCATgagggtgggcaccatccaatagGCTGGGGGcccagataaaataaaaacaaagacaaggtGAATATGTCCATCTGTTTGCTGGAGCTGGGATACACTCTTCCTCCCCCGTCCTTGGACACCTCCAGGCCCCCCGACCTTTGGACTCCCAGATGTCACCAGCACCTCCTCTCTCCTCAGGGCTCTGAGGCCTTTGGCCCAGGACCAAGAGTGACACCACTGACTTCCCTGGTTCTGaagcctttggacttggactgagccatgaCACTGGCATCCCAGGGTTTCCAGCTTGCGGAGGGGACTTTTATAACTATTGAATGCTACATTCGTTaagtgtacatgaaatattcatGAAGTTAGGCCATATACTAGGGCGTAAAATAAGTCTCCAACATTTTTTAACAGACTAAAATATTAGAGGGTATGTTGTCTGGGCCTTATAGAATTGAATGAAAAATCCTGAGCAAtagaatctatttaaaaaattctcaattatttggaaaataagtAACATATCTCTAAATAaccctgttaaaagaaaaaaaaatcactacaaaattagccgggtgtggtggcacatgcctttaatcccagctactcgggaggctgagacaggagaatcacttgaaccggggaggtgggagttgcagtgagccaagattgcgccactgcactccagcctgggcaataagagagaaactccatctcaaaaaaaaagaaaaaaagaaaaaaaatcactagagaatagccactgtactccagcctgggcaacacgaagactttgtttttattgaaagaaaaaagaaaaaaggagagaaaagaaggaaggaaggaagggagggagggagggaaggaaaagaagaaaaagaaagaaacaaactacagaaatgaatgaatttaacAAAGTCACATGATACGAGATCAATATACAACAGCTAATTGTACTTCTATATACTTGCAACAAAtaactggaaaattaaaaaatcatttataatagcatcccAAACCACAAAATAcgtaggaataaatttaacaaaatgtgtGCAAAACCAATACATTGAAAACTACAAGAAAATATAGGATGAGactgatctaaataaatggagcacCTTACCATGGCACTGGATTGGAGGACTCAGTTTGCCTAAGATGGCACTTCTTCccaaattaatttagaaattcaAGTAGTTCCAATGAAAATGTTTctagaaactgacaagctgattctgaaattcatatggaaatgcaaagggtcctaggatagccaaaacaattttggaaaaaagaaaaagaagaaaagttgggTAACTTCTATCACCTGATTCAATATAAAGCTACAGTGATCAAGACAGCATGGTAACAGTATAAAGACCGAAACAGAGAAGAGTGGGACAGAAGAGAGAGTCCTGGGGaagaaccacacacacaaagtgagTTGATTTTCGACAAAAGCACCGCATACTTTAATAAGTTAAGGGttctcttttcaacaaatggtgctggaaacgAGGTATCTGTatgaggaaaaatggaaaaaacgtGACTACTACCTCATACCATCTAGAAATAGCAATTCCAAATAGCATATATCTtaaagtaaaactataaaacttcttgaAGAAAATGCAGGTGAAAATCTTTGCTGCCTGGGCTAGGTGAAAAATTTAAAGACAGGACACAAAAAGCACtgactagagaaaaaaaatggtaacAGAATTAAAACATTTGGTTCTAGactgcgcatggtggctcatgcctgtcatctcagcgctttgggagaccaaggagggtggatcacctgacatcaggtcgagaccggcctggccaacatggtgaaaccctgtttttactaaaaatacaaaaaattagccggccatggtggtgggagcctgtaatccgagctacttgggaggctgagagaggataatcacttgaatctgggaggtggaggttgcagtgagctgagatcaggccactgcattccagcctgggcaacaagagcaaacaatgtctcaaaaaaaaaaaaaaagaaaagaaaagaaaagaaaagaaaccccccaccccccaaaaaagaaaaacaacatttgGTTCTTCAAGTGGAACTGTCTAGGAAACAGAAAGGCAAGGCACAGGATAGGAATATCGTGTTGGCAAGTGCACCTGATAAAGGACTTATACCCAGAACAAACAACAGACTCTTACAACTCAGGAATAACACAAACACTTAAAcaaatgggcaaaaaatctgaATGTTCATTTCACAAAACAAGAAATACAAGTGGCAAATAAGTACAACAAAAAGATGAGCAGCATTGTTACTCAgcagggaagtgcaaattaacatcacaatgaaataccaccctGTAGTGGCCAGGATAAAACTCAAAGGCCAACCCTTGGCAAAGCTGTGGGACAACCTTGCTGGGGTGTCAAGGGGGACAGCCACTCTGGAAGAGATTGGTGCTTACCACAGAACCCAGCAGTTCCAATCCCAGGTATGCacccaagaggaaaaaaaaaacatgtgtcCACACAAAGTTAGGTCTACACATGCTTACAGCTTTATTCCTAATAGCCCGGAActggaaacaaataaaataaacatccatcaacagaaaggataaacaaaactgacaagCTCACTGGTGGACCACCACACAGCAACAAGCAGACGTGGCACATGCAGCAGAACTGCTGAATCTTGAGAGCGTTTCAGTGAGGAAAGGAGACCGGAAACAAATGAGTTCCTGTGCTGTGACTCCACTGATGATGAGGGGCACTAGGACACTCAGAGCTGCTCGGCTGATGAGGGGCACTAGCACACTCAGAGCTGCTCGGCTGATGATGATGGGCACTAGGACACTCAGAGCTGCTCGGCTGATGATGATGGGCACTAGGACACTCAGAGCTGCTCGGCTGATGATGATGGGCACTAGGACACTCAGAGCTGCTCGGCTGATGATGATGGGCACTAGGACACTCAGAGCTGCTCGGCTGATGATGATGGGCACTAGGACACTCAGAGCTGCTCGGCTGATGATGATGGGCACTAGGACACTCAGAGCTGCTCGGCTGATGATGATGGGCACTAGGACACTCAGAGCTGCTCGGCTGATGATGATGGGCACTAGGACACTCAGAGCTGCTCGGCTGATGATGATGGGCACTAGGACACTCAGAGCTGCTCGGCTGATGATGAGGGGCACTAGGACACTCAGAGCTGCTCGGCTGATGATGAGGGGCACTAGGACACTCAGACCTGCTCGGCTGATGATGATGGGCACTAGGACACTCAGAGCTGCTCGGCTGATGATGAGGGGCACTAGCACACTCAGAGCTGCTCGGCTGATGATAATGGGCACTAGGACACTCAGAGCTGCTCGGCTGATGATGAGGGGCACTAGGACACTCAGACCTGCTCGGCTGATGATGAGGGGCACTAGGACACTCAGACCTGCTCGGCTGATGATGATGGGCACTAGGACACTCAGAGCTGCTCGGCTGATGATGAGGGGCACTAGGACACTCAGAGCTGCTCGGCTGATGATGATGGGCACTAGGACACTCAGAGCTGCTCGGCTGATGATGAGGGGCACTAGGACACTCAGACCTGCTCGGCTGATGATGATGGGCACTAGGACACTCAGAGCTGCTCGGCTGATGATGATGGGCACTAGGACACTCAGACCTGCTCGGCTGATGATGATGGGCACTAGGACACTCAGAGCTGCTCGGCTGATGATGATGGGCACTAGGACACTCAGAGCTGCTCGGCTGATGATGATGGGCACTAGGACACTCAGAGCTGCTCGGCTGATGATGAGGGGCACTAGGACACTCAGAGCTGCTCGGCTGATGATGAGGGGCACTAGCACACTCAGAGCTGCTCGGCTGATGATAATGGACACTAGGACACTCAGAGCTGCTCGGCTGATGATGAGGGGCACTAGGACACTCAGAGGTGCTCGGCTGATGATGATGGGCACTAGGACACTCAGAGCTGCTCGGCTGATGATGATGGGCACTAGGACACTCAGAGCTGCTCGGCTGATGATGATGGGCACTAGGACACTCAGAGCTGCTCGGCTGATGATGAGGGGCACTAGGACACTCAGAGCTGCTCGGCTGATGATGAGGGGCACTAGGACACTCAGAGGTGCTCGGCTGATGATGATGGGCACTAGGACACTCAGACCTGCTCGGCTGATGATGATGGGCACTAGGACACTCAGAGCTGCTCGGCTGATGATGATGGGCACTAGGACACTCAGACCTGCTCGGCTGATGATGATGGGCACTAGCACACTCAGAGCTGCTCGGCTGATGATGATGGGCACTAGGACACTCAGAGCTGCTCGGCTGATGATGAGGGGCACTAGGACACTCAGAGCTGCTCGGCTGATGATGATGGGCACTAGGACACTCAGAGCTGCTCGGCTGATGATGATGGGCACTAGGACACTCAGAGCTGCTCGGCTGATGATGAGGGGCACTAGGACACTCAGAGCTGCTCGGCTGATGATGATGGGCACTAGGACACTCAGAGCTGCTCGGTCTGCAGTGGCAGAAACCGGGCCGGGGGCTTGAGAGGGCAGCGGGGGCTGCCTGCAGAGCACAGGGACTTTCTAGGGTGCTGGGACTGTTCTCAGTCTTGACTGGGGCAGCGTTACAAGATTATATATGCTTGTCCAAATGTATCAAACTGCACACTTGAAGTGTATGCATTTATTCCATATAAAGTATACCTCAAtacaggtgatttttaaaaagtagaagccATGATaatgaagacagtgtggtactggcacagGGACTGACAGACCACCTGGAACCAGAGAGAGGGTGAGAAGCAGACCCCTGACGAAGGATACTGAGGGGCTCGGGGGGCAGCTGCATGGGTGAACAGGGGAGCCGGGCTCTTCAGGCAGGGTGCAGGGTAGCTGGCCCTCATCTGAGAACAAGGAGAGGGGACAGCACTTCACACTATACACACAACTCAACCCCAGGTGGATTAATGACCTAAAGGAACGATTTTAGGTTGAACTGTGAAGTCCAGAAAAATTCAGAATACATATTTTGACCTGTTAGTGAGGAAAGACTGCTTAACTAAGACATTAAAAACAGAATCCATAAAGGAAGAGATTGGCAAACTGAACCACATAAAATCCAGAACCTCTGTTCTTCAAAAACAATTTGTAAAACTCAAAAGATAATCACAGACTGAAAAAGCTATTTGCAACACATTTAGCTAACAAAGAGCTTTATTCAAATCATATAAAGAACTCTGACATGTCAGCCAGAAAAGGCACAGTGGAAATGGTCACCAGACCTGAACAGGCACCTCGCTGGAGGATGACCCAGCAACgacgtgaaaagatgctcaagctCACAGGTCACCGGCGGCAGCCCAGGCTGCAAAGCTAGGTCCAGAGCCACCCACATAAGGCAGGAAGCGGGGAGGCTCTGCCAGGCTGggggcctctctgagcctcactgtAAAATGGGGCCTGGCCTGGACCTGCCTCGTCTCAGGGCTGCTGCAAGGCACGTGCTGCACAGACTGCATGGGGCCCTGAAGTTACaaagcacagacacacacagcacaGGGAATGTGCAGGTCAGCGGGAGCCTGGGGACCCCTCAGGCCCTCCCAAAAAGAGTCACACGAGCCTCTTCCAACACACTCAGTTCTCCCCTGGGGTGTGCCACCACTGCTCAGTCACCGGACATGAGTGACAAGCTGTCCCTGGGGCAAGCTGGCCAGGGACCCTCGGGAGCTCACAAGCTCCACCAGGCTCGGTACACAGCTCATTGAGGCACTGCTACCCTCTGTGGGGCCTGCAGTCTGGGCCATGCCCACCAACACCCACACAAACAGTAAAGACACTCACACGTCCCGTCCCAGCCTGATCCCCCAGATGCCACGGAGCAGCTAAGGGAAGGCCTCACTTCCCCAACACAAGCCTCGCTCTCTTCAAGAGGTTCCAGCCCGCTCCTCCAGAGCGAGGGGGAAAAACCGGGTACCTCTGCATCCACATGCGGACACCGTGTCTGACGCTATGGCCGGCAGCATCAATCCTGACAGCCAAGGAGGGAAATGCCCCAAACAGCAGTCAACGGGGCCACAGTGCCTAACAAGGGCCACGGGACATCTGTACGGGGAAAAAGGGAAAATGGGACTGCTACCTCACACTACAGAGAAACAATAATCCCAAATACCATGCATCTTAAAGGaaaagctggccaggcacggtggctcacacctataaccacagcactttgggaagctgaggcgggtcgatcacttgaggccatgagtttgagaccagcctgagcaacaaagtgagtcccccatctctattaaaaatacaaaaaattagctgggagtggtggtaaacgcctgtagtctcagctacttgggaggaagatgtgggagaatcgcttgagcccacgaggtgcaggctgcagtgagccgagatcgcactgctgcactccagcctgggcaacagtgcaaggctctaaaaaaaagtaataataaaataaaaagtaaaaaatttaaaaaaacggTAAAATGTAGATGAAAATCTTGCTCACCCAGCAAGCCGGCACAGAGCTCTGCGGTGAGGCCTCCCGGGTGAGGACAGCACTGCGGCTCCTGCAACAGCCCCCGACTGGAATGGCAGTGAAGGAACGCCGTCCACAGAGTGAATCCACAGGAGACAGAGGGGAGGTGGCACACAGCCACAGAACGTGAGGGGCTGGAAATGAGACGCACACGGGGACCTGACACAGCCGACCCAGGAAGGCCGAGGCTGAATGCAGCACTGGGGACAGGCGAACAGCCTGCCTCACACCCCACAAAAGCTCCATGGCGTGGCCTGAGTGTCTCTACGAGTGGCCGTGGATGAAGGCTGAAAACAGCAGGTTTGCTTGAAAATGTGTTTCAGAGGCAATTCAgtattatttcatgtatttattttgagacagggtctcactctgccacccaggctggagtgcagtggcacagtcactgctcactgcaacctccggctcccaggctcaagcgattctcccacctcaccctctcaagtagctggaactacaggcatgcctcCCCAAGCCcggttactttttgtattttttgtgaaaccaggttttgctatgttgtccaggctggtcttgaactcctgggctcaagcgatctcctgcctcagccccacaaagtgttgggattacaggcgtgagccaccacgcgagGCACAGTATTCTTCTTAACAGCCAAGATTCAGTGACGACCAACTTGCCCATCAAtgaggaatggataaacaaaatacagCACATCACCAATGGAAtaattcagccatgaaaaggagtgAGGCCTGAGGCATGCTCCAAGTTGGATACACCCTGGAAACCTTACACTAAGTGACAGTCTATGGCCCCAATTCTATGAAATGCTCAGGACAGGCAATCTACAGAGAAGGTAGATTAGTGGtagccaggggttgggggagatgGAAGTTGGGGCTGACAGCTAAAGGGTACCAGGTGTCTTTTTGGGGTATAAAAAATGTTCTGGCCAGGggttgtggcttatgcctgtaattccagcactttgggaggccaaggcaggaggattgcttaagcccaggagttcgagatcagcctgggcaacatggcaaaagcttgtctctacaaaaactacaaataaagTAGCCGTGCTCattaggtggctcatgcctgtaatcccagcatcttgggaggcccaggtgggtatactgcttgagttcaggagttcaagacctgcctgggcaatgtggcaagaccccatctctactaaaaatacaaaaaaaaccaaaacaaaaaacaaaaaacaaaaaaccgggcatggtggtgcacacctgtggccccagctacttgggagggtgaggtgggaggatcgctcaagcctgggagccagaggttgcagcgagccaagatcttgctactgtattccagcctaggtgatggaatgagaccctctcttaaaaaaaaaaccccaaatcaaaaacaaacaaaaaaatgagccgggtgtggtggtgtgcatttgcagtcccagctactgaggaggctgaggtgggaggatcacctgagtccaggggggttgaggctgcagtgagttatgattgtgccacagaagataaatgttctgaaattaactGTAGTGATGGGTACACAGTGctgtgaacatactaaaaaccACAGAATTGCACACTTTGAGCGATTTGAATAGTatgtgaatatcttttttttttcttttctgataaca
Protein-coding sequences here:
- the LOC134756696 gene encoding uncharacterized protein, whose amino-acid sequence is MSSCAVTPLMMRGTRTLRAARLMRGTSTLRAARLMMMGTRTLRAARLMMMGTRTLRAARLMMMGTRTLRAARLMMMGTRTLRAARLMMMGTRTLRAARLMMMGTRTLRAARLMMMGTRTLRAARLMMMGTRTLRAARLMMMGTRTLRAARLMMRGTRTLRAARLMMRGTRTLRPARLMMMGTRTLRAARLMMRGTSTLRAARLMIMGTRTLRAARLMMRGTRTLRPARLMMRGTRTLRPARLMMMGTRTLRAARLMMRGTRTLRAARLMMMGTRTLRAARLMMRGTRTLRPARLMMMGTRTLRAARLMMMGTRTLRPARLMMMGTRTLRAARLMMMGTRTLRAARLMMMGTRTLRAARLMMRGTRTLRAARLMMRGTSTLRAARLMIMDTRTLRAARLMMRGTRTLRGARLMMMGTRTLRAARLMMMGTRTLRAARLMMMGTRTLRAARLMMRGTRTLRAARLMMRGTRTLRGARLMMMGTRTLRPARLMMMGTRTLRAARLMMMGTRTLRPARLMMMGTSTLRAARLMMMGTRTLRAARLMMRGTRTLRAARLMMMGTRTLRAARLMMMGTRTLRAARLMMRGTRTLRAARLMMMGTRTLRAARSAVAETGPGA